One genomic segment of Rubripirellula tenax includes these proteins:
- a CDS encoding outer membrane protein assembly factor BamB family protein: MPRRLFPVFLFGIPIMAAILAVSNWADDPGGSDDWPLPRGDAQSTGSTTMDVPSDLMVRWEFRADDAIETTPVVAGGRVFVADVMGKLYAIDQATGKGIWSNDYDTGFIAAAAVQEGTLVIGDVEGNLYAVDAATGQPKWKQSTEGEINGSAAFFGDQVLVTSQDGNLYCFRLADGTRVWTYPTDDQIRCSPTVAGDRTFLGGCDGRLHVVDLNTGKAIGEPLPLDGPTGSTAAVRGEKAFVPIMDGAVFAFDWKTSQQLWRYEDEEAAQEYRSSAAVSDEWVIVSSQRKQVDAISIATGKRVWRHTLRRRADASPVIAGSDVFIAATDGRLVRLSLADGTDEKWSYEIRGSFLAAPAIANHQLFIADEDGVVRCFAGNGN; this comes from the coding sequence ATGCCCCGTCGCCTTTTTCCGGTTTTTCTGTTCGGGATTCCGATCATGGCCGCCATTCTTGCTGTGTCAAATTGGGCGGACGATCCCGGCGGCTCCGACGATTGGCCATTGCCGCGCGGGGACGCCCAATCAACCGGCTCGACCACGATGGACGTACCGAGTGACTTGATGGTTCGCTGGGAATTCAGGGCGGACGATGCAATTGAGACGACGCCAGTCGTCGCCGGCGGCCGAGTCTTCGTTGCCGACGTGATGGGCAAACTTTACGCGATCGATCAAGCCACCGGCAAAGGCATTTGGAGCAACGACTACGATACGGGCTTCATCGCCGCCGCAGCAGTCCAAGAAGGGACGCTCGTGATCGGCGACGTCGAGGGAAATCTGTACGCCGTGGATGCGGCGACGGGCCAACCGAAATGGAAACAATCTACCGAAGGCGAGATCAACGGCTCGGCTGCCTTTTTCGGCGACCAAGTCCTGGTCACCAGCCAGGACGGCAATCTGTACTGTTTTCGACTTGCCGACGGTACACGGGTTTGGACCTACCCGACGGATGATCAAATCCGCTGCAGTCCGACCGTTGCCGGTGATCGGACGTTCCTGGGTGGGTGCGACGGACGGCTGCATGTCGTCGATCTGAACACTGGCAAAGCGATCGGCGAACCGCTGCCGCTGGACGGACCGACCGGAAGTACCGCAGCGGTGCGAGGCGAAAAGGCGTTTGTACCGATCATGGACGGCGCCGTGTTCGCGTTCGATTGGAAGACATCTCAACAGCTTTGGCGCTACGAAGACGAGGAGGCTGCGCAGGAATACCGCAGCAGCGCCGCGGTCAGCGACGAATGGGTGATTGTTAGCAGCCAGCGGAAACAAGTCGACGCGATCTCGATCGCGACGGGGAAGCGAGTTTGGCGGCACACCCTTCGTCGCCGCGCCGACGCATCCCCCGTAATCGCCGGATCTGACGTCTTCATCGCCGCGACGGACGGGCGGTTGGTTCGACTGTCCCTTGCCGACGGGACGGACGAAAAATGGAGCTACGAAATCCGTGGCTCGTTCCTTGCCGCCCCGGCGATTGCCAATCATCAGCTCTTCATCGCCGATGAAGATGGCGTGGTAAGATGTTTTGCCGGGAACGGGAATTAG
- a CDS encoding coproporphyrinogen-III oxidase family protein — protein MSSDATSKKTEVGSYFISNYPPYSQWNKDQLPNVREALHGPAKEDTPLGLYLHIPFCRKRCKFCYFKVFTDVNAAEVQRYVDALCNEISMVSQLEVMKGRPFRFVYFGGGTPSFLSPKQLTKLADRLREHITWDGAEEVTFECEPGTLSETKVKTLRDELGVTRLSLGIENFDDKILEENGRAHLSKQVFNAWQWITDAKIPNVNIDLISGMVGETWDNWKQNVVKTLELSPESVTIYQMELPFNTVYSKDILGNKVESPVADWQTKRDWVEYAFDEFGKHGYSVSSAYTVVKDPSKVNFSYRDNLWQGADLLATGIASFGHASGVHYQNVAELETYLSTIESGELPLGRGFVPTEHQKLVREMILLLKRGYLKTDYFANKFGVDIVAQWRDVWNGYVDEGLAKIERDEIHLTTEGLLRVDSLLPAFFEPEHQGVRYT, from the coding sequence ATGTCCTCCGACGCCACCTCTAAGAAAACCGAAGTCGGAAGCTACTTCATTTCGAACTATCCACCCTACAGCCAGTGGAACAAAGACCAACTGCCCAACGTCCGCGAAGCCTTACACGGTCCGGCAAAAGAGGACACGCCGCTGGGGCTGTATCTGCACATCCCGTTCTGTCGAAAACGCTGTAAGTTCTGTTACTTCAAGGTTTTTACGGACGTCAACGCCGCCGAAGTCCAGCGTTACGTGGACGCCTTGTGCAATGAAATCTCGATGGTCAGCCAGTTGGAGGTCATGAAGGGACGCCCCTTCCGATTTGTGTATTTCGGCGGCGGCACACCAAGTTTCCTATCACCCAAACAATTGACCAAGCTCGCCGATCGACTGCGTGAACACATCACCTGGGATGGCGCCGAAGAAGTCACCTTCGAATGCGAACCGGGAACGCTCAGCGAAACCAAAGTCAAAACGTTGCGTGACGAGCTTGGTGTGACGCGACTGAGTCTGGGCATCGAAAACTTCGACGACAAGATTCTGGAAGAGAACGGTCGCGCCCACCTGTCCAAGCAAGTCTTCAACGCGTGGCAATGGATCACCGATGCGAAGATCCCCAACGTCAACATCGACTTGATCTCGGGAATGGTCGGCGAGACGTGGGACAACTGGAAACAGAACGTCGTCAAGACGTTGGAACTGTCACCCGAAAGCGTAACGATCTACCAAATGGAATTGCCGTTCAATACCGTCTACAGCAAAGACATCCTAGGCAACAAAGTCGAAAGCCCCGTCGCGGACTGGCAAACCAAACGCGATTGGGTCGAGTACGCCTTCGACGAATTTGGCAAGCACGGCTATAGCGTCAGCAGCGCCTACACGGTCGTCAAAGATCCATCGAAGGTCAACTTCAGCTACCGTGACAACCTTTGGCAGGGCGCCGATCTGTTGGCGACTGGGATCGCAAGCTTCGGCCACGCCAGCGGAGTCCACTACCAAAACGTCGCCGAACTGGAAACGTATCTCAGCACCATCGAATCCGGCGAACTACCACTCGGTCGCGGCTTCGTGCCCACCGAACACCAAAAACTGGTTCGCGAAATGATCCTTTTGCTCAAACGAGGCTATTTGAAAACGGATTACTTTGCCAACAAGTTCGGCGTCGATATCGTTGCCCAATGGCGGGACGTTTGGAACGGTTACGTCGACGAAGGCTTGGCGAAGATCGAACGCGACGAGATTCATTTGACCACCGAAGGATTGTTGCGAGTCGATTCGCTGCTGCCAGCGTTCTTCGAGCCTGAACACCAAGGGGTTCGCTACACGTGA
- a CDS encoding dihydrodipicolinate synthase family protein yields MNLAANTSLPHARFRGIVPPLITPLKARDELDADGLARLIEHVINGGVAGVFILGTTGEAPSLSYRLRREMISETTRLVDRRVPVLVGVTDTAFVESINLAVHAAQCNADAAVLTTPYYFPAGQTELTSYVQNIQPQIPLPLMLYNMPQLTKVWFEIETLRTLSSIEDIVGVKDSSGDMDYFAKLCELKQTRPDWSILLGPEAMLAEAHALGADGGVNGGANVAPQLFVQCFESLLAGDARNVESLQQSILRFQDIYEIGKYASRHIKATKAAASLMEICSDLPADPFHAFREPERQRVADILKSIGLL; encoded by the coding sequence GTGAATCTTGCCGCCAACACGTCACTTCCCCACGCCCGGTTTCGCGGGATCGTTCCGCCGCTGATCACACCGCTCAAAGCCCGCGACGAACTGGATGCCGACGGGTTGGCACGGTTGATCGAACACGTCATCAACGGCGGTGTCGCCGGCGTCTTCATCCTGGGCACGACCGGCGAAGCACCCAGCTTGAGCTATCGCCTTCGTCGCGAAATGATCTCGGAAACCACTCGGTTGGTCGACAGGCGCGTTCCCGTTTTAGTCGGTGTCACCGATACCGCGTTCGTTGAATCGATCAACCTTGCCGTCCACGCGGCCCAGTGCAATGCCGACGCAGCGGTGCTGACGACGCCCTACTATTTTCCCGCCGGCCAAACCGAACTGACCTCATATGTCCAAAACATCCAACCACAGATTCCGCTACCGTTGATGCTGTACAACATGCCGCAATTGACGAAGGTGTGGTTCGAGATCGAGACGCTGCGAACATTGTCGTCGATCGAAGACATCGTTGGAGTTAAAGACAGCAGCGGTGACATGGACTACTTCGCAAAACTGTGCGAGCTGAAACAAACCCGTCCGGACTGGTCGATCCTGCTGGGCCCCGAAGCCATGCTCGCCGAAGCTCATGCACTCGGCGCCGACGGCGGAGTCAACGGCGGCGCCAACGTGGCGCCACAATTGTTCGTCCAGTGTTTCGAATCGCTCCTCGCCGGCGATGCCCGCAACGTCGAATCGCTCCAGCAAAGCATCCTTCGCTTTCAAGACATCTACGAGATTGGCAAATACGCCTCGCGACACATCAAAGCAACCAAAGCGGCGGCGTCTTTGATGGAGATCTGCAGCGACTTACCCGCCGATCCGTTTCACGCTTTCCGAGAACCCGAGCGGCAACGGGTCGCGGACATCTTGAAGAGCATCGGTTTACTGTGA
- a CDS encoding A24 family peptidase: MPRRRSPVRAPFLLAVASVAIGVAAYIFGLAWIQAASNPFYQPSDLWIPRTIDMVVLGWSFWVASSIGSFLNVVAWRMPRGEGVGGRSYCPRCKSQLRAKDNFPVFGWLALGGRCRTCRLPISPRYPIVEAVVGTSLTIVAIGQLYRLSLPGQSSHWHGGPSWTPIIDQPMLVVLLFHVFALSVGWAMALIRYDKNSIPPKLTFVGLGIVVVAMVTYPRLIVVPWQSGPTSPEIWLGPSLYVNVGVRVLTSLVAAALIGRSLARAFCPAADPKQDPLGRSTRRLMDLIAIMAVPALIVGWQSSPAVAVVATLIAVFLRRFFTRSTDGLGAFALAIPVTLTLAIFAWRFLIGQAWWPSPANAGPWAIIGWSAAILLVPLWIRDREVARVIPPAMVDEDDETGEDEDDDDESPEPGASIQP, translated from the coding sequence TTGCCACGTCGCCGCTCCCCCGTCCGTGCTCCTTTTCTGCTGGCCGTTGCTTCGGTTGCGATCGGTGTCGCGGCCTATATCTTCGGATTAGCGTGGATCCAAGCTGCAAGCAACCCATTCTATCAGCCTAGTGATCTGTGGATCCCCCGGACGATCGACATGGTCGTGCTGGGGTGGAGCTTTTGGGTTGCGTCGTCGATCGGCAGCTTTCTGAACGTCGTCGCATGGCGGATGCCACGCGGTGAGGGCGTCGGTGGACGTTCGTATTGCCCGCGGTGCAAGAGCCAGCTTCGTGCCAAGGACAACTTTCCCGTTTTCGGATGGCTGGCCTTGGGCGGCCGATGCCGGACGTGCCGGTTACCGATCTCGCCTCGCTACCCGATTGTCGAGGCCGTTGTCGGCACGTCGTTAACGATCGTCGCGATCGGCCAACTGTATCGATTGAGTTTGCCGGGGCAAAGCAGTCACTGGCACGGCGGACCATCGTGGACACCGATCATCGACCAGCCGATGTTGGTGGTGCTGCTGTTTCATGTCTTTGCCCTGTCCGTCGGTTGGGCCATGGCACTGATTCGTTACGACAAGAATTCGATTCCGCCCAAGTTGACGTTCGTTGGTCTGGGGATCGTCGTGGTGGCGATGGTTACGTATCCGCGATTGATCGTGGTGCCATGGCAAAGCGGTCCGACGTCCCCCGAGATTTGGTTGGGACCTAGCCTGTACGTCAACGTTGGCGTCCGAGTGCTGACGTCGTTGGTTGCCGCGGCGTTGATCGGTCGCTCGCTGGCACGTGCGTTTTGTCCGGCCGCTGACCCGAAACAAGATCCGCTGGGTCGATCGACGCGGCGGTTGATGGACTTGATCGCCATCATGGCGGTGCCCGCGTTGATCGTGGGATGGCAGTCGTCGCCGGCAGTTGCCGTGGTGGCCACGCTGATCGCGGTTTTCCTGCGCAGATTTTTCACGCGAAGTACCGATGGCCTTGGTGCGTTTGCTTTGGCGATCCCCGTCACGTTGACGTTGGCAATTTTCGCGTGGCGATTTTTGATCGGCCAAGCTTGGTGGCCCAGTCCCGCCAATGCCGGACCATGGGCCATCATCGGCTGGTCGGCCGCGATCCTGTTGGTGCCACTGTGGATTCGCGATCGAGAAGTCGCCCGCGTGATCCCGCCGGCCATGGTGGATGAAGATGATGAAACTGGCGAAGATGAAGATGACGATGACGAGTCGCCCGAACCCGGTGCATCGATTCAACCCTAA
- a CDS encoding glycine cleavage system protein H, with product MGEFTATFPRDRHYATNHMWAAETSPARFRFGLTGYAVRLLQDVYFLDWIVDVPAVIVARAHIGSIESKKAESDLYAPLGGKVVAINDVVMADPSLINADPYGDGWMIEIESSASERLLDPDGYAAHLIQAWDVAQRTIKGQANT from the coding sequence ATGGGCGAATTCACGGCAACGTTCCCACGTGACCGACATTACGCCACCAATCACATGTGGGCGGCCGAAACATCACCGGCCCGGTTTCGCTTCGGCCTGACCGGGTACGCCGTGCGTTTGCTGCAAGACGTTTATTTCTTGGATTGGATTGTCGACGTGCCTGCGGTGATTGTGGCTCGCGCACACATCGGATCGATCGAAAGCAAGAAGGCCGAGAGCGATCTGTATGCGCCGCTGGGCGGGAAAGTGGTTGCGATCAACGATGTCGTCATGGCAGACCCCTCGCTTATCAACGCAGACCCGTACGGCGACGGTTGGATGATCGAAATCGAATCGTCCGCGTCCGAACGTTTGCTCGATCCCGACGGCTACGCCGCACATTTGATCCAAGCCTGGGACGTGGCCCAGCGAACGATCAAGGGCCAAGCAAATACTTGA
- the aroE gene encoding shikimate dehydrogenase, which produces MICVTLGRARHTRMIAEHQFLVEQGAELVELRLDYIGRAVSLKRLIDARPGPVVVTVRRRGDGGRWMKTEAERMTLLRSAIATGVEYVDIEADVAAQIPRYGTTKRIISYHDFQETPDNLEDLHAAMAEEDADIVKIATMANSFSDNLRMMKLVKEAKVPTIGICMGETGMITRIMADRLGSPFTYATFSKDKKMAPGLLEWKEMKSLYRYNEINEDTEIFGVVADPVAHSHSPLIHNKAFEQQGINARYLPFRITKSDFPNFVNNCDELGIRGLSVTIPHKEHAVDECTQAESSATGIGAVNTLIFHEKEVLGYNTDYRAAMDCIEELFKVDRKLERPMQGITALVLGAGGVSRAIAWGLKQRHCEVLIASRTLERAQIMAAELGCRAIEWDERHDQRIRLLVNGTPVGMHPDVDSSPFKASALNQFVAVFDTVYNPENTLLIKDARRAQCRVITGIDMFVRQAAYQYKLFTGKEAPMQLMRDTIKQATNPVQLNN; this is translated from the coding sequence ATGATTTGTGTCACTCTCGGACGTGCCCGCCACACGCGGATGATCGCCGAACATCAATTCTTGGTGGAGCAAGGCGCCGAATTGGTTGAACTGCGACTGGACTACATCGGCCGCGCCGTCAGCCTGAAGCGGCTGATCGACGCCCGACCGGGCCCCGTCGTCGTGACGGTTCGCCGTCGAGGTGATGGCGGTCGATGGATGAAGACCGAAGCGGAACGGATGACGTTGCTGCGCAGTGCGATCGCAACGGGCGTCGAATACGTTGACATCGAAGCCGACGTGGCCGCCCAGATCCCGCGTTACGGTACGACCAAGCGGATCATCAGCTATCACGATTTTCAAGAGACGCCGGACAATCTGGAAGACCTGCACGCGGCGATGGCAGAAGAAGATGCGGACATCGTCAAGATCGCGACGATGGCCAACTCGTTCAGCGACAATTTGCGAATGATGAAATTGGTCAAAGAGGCCAAAGTGCCGACGATCGGCATCTGCATGGGCGAGACGGGCATGATCACGCGGATCATGGCCGATCGACTCGGGTCGCCGTTCACCTATGCGACGTTCAGCAAAGACAAAAAGATGGCACCGGGGCTGTTGGAATGGAAAGAGATGAAGTCGCTCTATCGTTACAACGAAATCAATGAAGACACCGAAATTTTTGGCGTCGTTGCCGATCCGGTCGCTCACAGTCACAGTCCGTTGATCCACAACAAGGCGTTCGAGCAGCAGGGAATCAACGCCCGCTACCTGCCGTTCCGAATCACCAAAAGCGACTTCCCCAACTTCGTCAACAACTGCGATGAACTTGGCATTCGTGGTTTGAGCGTGACGATCCCGCACAAAGAGCATGCGGTCGACGAATGCACGCAAGCCGAATCCAGTGCAACGGGCATCGGCGCGGTCAATACGCTGATTTTTCATGAAAAAGAAGTTCTCGGTTACAACACCGATTACCGCGCAGCGATGGACTGTATCGAAGAGTTGTTCAAGGTCGACAGGAAACTGGAACGCCCGATGCAAGGCATCACGGCGCTGGTTCTGGGTGCCGGCGGTGTTTCGCGAGCGATCGCGTGGGGCTTGAAACAGCGTCACTGTGAAGTGTTGATCGCATCGCGAACGCTCGAGCGGGCACAGATCATGGCCGCGGAACTGGGATGCCGCGCGATCGAATGGGACGAACGTCACGATCAACGCATTCGGTTGCTGGTCAACGGCACACCGGTTGGAATGCATCCGGACGTTGACAGTTCGCCGTTCAAGGCATCGGCCTTGAACCAGTTCGTGGCGGTGTTCGATACGGTTTACAACCCCGAGAACACGTTGCTGATCAAAGATGCCAGAAGGGCACAGTGCCGGGTCATTACGGGAATCGATATGTTTGTTCGGCAAGCCGCGTATCAGTACAAACTGTTTACCGGCAAGGAAGCGCCGATGCAATTGATGCGAGACACGATCAAGCAAGCCACCAACCCCGTCCAGTTGAACAACTGA
- a CDS encoding ATP-binding response regulator, with protein sequence MTDTSHILVVDDSPTQRRQMQIVLEQDGFAVRTVENAEAAIAAIALELPLLVVTDLEMPGMSGLELVETLKYSHPGLQIVLTTAEGSEDVAADALRRGASSYVPKRIILNTLCPVVRQVLSVNQAARSVREVAKFAVESSLKLQLGNDETLVPHIIARLESAIVEMDLFDDGERMQVAMALDEALVNAIIHGNLEIESDLRQVDDGKAYVDMIALRKTQSPYSDRLLHVELHTTPQQAVFKIRDEGNGFSYADLRDPTSAENLERAGGRGLLLIRAFMDDVIHNDAGNEITMIKRKKTAEEKAAEAEVEGNDDN encoded by the coding sequence ATGACCGACACTTCTCACATTTTGGTTGTCGACGATAGCCCGACGCAGCGGCGCCAGATGCAAATTGTGTTGGAGCAGGATGGATTTGCCGTCCGCACGGTCGAAAACGCGGAAGCCGCCATCGCGGCGATCGCGTTGGAGCTTCCGTTGTTGGTCGTGACCGATTTAGAGATGCCCGGCATGTCGGGTTTGGAATTGGTTGAAACGCTCAAGTACAGTCATCCCGGCTTGCAGATCGTGTTGACGACCGCCGAGGGCAGCGAAGACGTGGCCGCCGACGCACTGCGTCGCGGTGCGTCCAGCTACGTCCCCAAACGCATCATCCTGAACACGCTTTGCCCGGTCGTTCGCCAAGTATTGTCGGTCAACCAGGCCGCACGATCGGTTCGGGAAGTTGCCAAGTTTGCCGTCGAAAGTTCGTTGAAGCTGCAGCTGGGAAACGACGAAACGTTGGTGCCCCACATCATCGCTCGGTTGGAATCGGCAATCGTCGAAATGGATCTGTTCGATGACGGCGAACGGATGCAAGTCGCGATGGCACTGGACGAAGCGCTCGTCAATGCGATCATCCATGGCAACCTAGAAATTGAATCTGACCTGCGTCAAGTTGATGATGGAAAAGCGTACGTCGACATGATCGCGCTGCGGAAAACACAGTCGCCCTACAGCGATCGTCTATTGCACGTCGAGCTTCACACGACGCCCCAGCAGGCAGTGTTTAAGATTCGCGACGAAGGCAACGGGTTTAGCTATGCCGATTTGCGTGATCCGACCAGTGCCGAGAATCTAGAGCGTGCCGGTGGCCGCGGCCTGCTTTTGATCCGCGCTTTCATGGACGACGTCATCCACAACGACGCGGGCAACGAAATCACGATGATCAAACGCAAGAAAACGGCCGAAGAAAAGGCCGCTGAAGCAGAAGTTGAAGGGAACGACGACAATTAG
- a CDS encoding FAD-binding domain-containing protein codes for MAIPTIRHTHANDHAVRPDGDYVLYWMIAFRRSRYNFSLQHAVDRAKQFGKPLVIFEPLRVRYSWASDRLHRFVIEGMRDNAASFAKKPVTYFPYVEPRPGDGTPLLHRLAERACTVVADEYPCFFLPHMIAAVKDRIPARLELVDSNGVMPLRRPDRTFTVAHSYRRWMQKNVLDVLMETPKEDPLGGVKLPRLEKLPVKITKRWPAADLENLLDGDGLSKIPIDHTVVPSPTVRGGSVDAGARLNRFVTTTIDVYNDDRNHPDEYATSGLSPHLHFGHLSAHELVLRLLERENWTPDKASPANGKNHGFWNTSEAAEAFLDQVLTWREMGFNLSFRQPENYDKFESLPDWAKATLASTLSDPRPETYTLDQLEAAETGDEIWNAAQREIVRTGVMHNYMRMLWGKKILQWTPTPQIALDIMIHLNNKYGLDGRDPNSYNGIFWVLGRYDRAWGPKRPIFGSVRYMTSDSAQKKLRLKSYLRRFSDVN; via the coding sequence ATGGCAATTCCAACGATTCGTCATACGCACGCCAACGATCACGCCGTCCGTCCCGATGGCGATTATGTGCTGTACTGGATGATCGCATTTCGACGATCGCGGTATAATTTTTCGCTGCAGCATGCCGTGGATCGGGCGAAACAGTTCGGCAAGCCGCTGGTCATTTTCGAGCCGCTGCGGGTTCGATACTCATGGGCCAGCGATCGGTTGCATCGGTTTGTCATCGAGGGTATGCGAGACAACGCGGCATCGTTCGCAAAGAAGCCCGTCACCTATTTCCCCTACGTCGAACCACGGCCCGGCGACGGCACGCCGCTGCTGCATCGGTTGGCCGAGCGGGCATGTACGGTCGTGGCCGACGAATATCCGTGCTTCTTTTTGCCTCACATGATCGCGGCGGTGAAAGACCGTATTCCCGCGCGGCTGGAACTGGTGGATAGCAACGGCGTGATGCCATTGCGACGACCCGACCGGACGTTCACGGTCGCCCACAGCTATCGCCGTTGGATGCAGAAAAACGTGCTGGACGTATTGATGGAAACGCCCAAAGAAGATCCGCTTGGCGGCGTCAAACTTCCGCGGCTCGAGAAGTTGCCCGTCAAAATCACCAAGCGTTGGCCGGCCGCCGATTTGGAAAACTTGCTCGACGGCGACGGGTTATCGAAAATCCCGATCGACCACACCGTCGTGCCCAGTCCCACCGTTCGCGGCGGATCGGTTGATGCTGGCGCACGATTGAATCGTTTCGTCACAACGACGATCGACGTCTACAACGATGACCGAAACCATCCCGATGAATATGCGACATCGGGACTGAGTCCGCATTTGCACTTCGGCCATCTTTCGGCACACGAGCTGGTGTTGCGGTTGCTAGAGCGTGAAAACTGGACACCCGACAAAGCGTCGCCCGCCAATGGAAAAAACCACGGATTTTGGAATACCAGCGAAGCGGCCGAAGCGTTCTTGGATCAAGTGCTGACGTGGCGAGAAATGGGGTTCAACCTGTCGTTTCGCCAGCCTGAGAATTACGACAAGTTCGAATCGCTGCCCGATTGGGCCAAGGCCACGCTGGCTTCAACGTTGTCGGACCCCAGGCCGGAAACGTACACGCTGGATCAGCTTGAAGCGGCCGAAACCGGTGATGAAATCTGGAATGCGGCCCAGCGAGAGATTGTTCGCACAGGCGTGATGCACAATTACATGCGGATGCTGTGGGGCAAAAAGATCTTGCAGTGGACGCCCACTCCGCAGATCGCGCTGGACATCATGATCCACCTCAACAACAAATACGGCCTCGACGGGCGAGACCCGAATTCCTACAACGGCATCTTTTGGGTGCTCGGTCGATACGACCGTGCCTGGGGCCCCAAACGGCCCATCTTTGGCAGCGTCCGCTACATGACCAGCGACAGCGCGCAGAAAAAATTGAGGCTGAAGTCCTATTTGCGGCGTTTTTCCGACGTGAATTAG
- a CDS encoding GNAT family N-acetyltransferase has protein sequence MPPGIVIRQALPSDAEAIHALMRPYVMQSLLLARTEAEIIELTRHGFVAVRMDGDDEVQLVGFSAVEIYSPKLAELQCLAVHHQCQGTGVGRALVRHCVNRAKDLNVMEVMAISSSEKFLQGCGFDFSLPDQKKALFCQLRPRPKG, from the coding sequence ATGCCGCCGGGAATCGTGATTCGGCAGGCATTGCCCAGCGACGCCGAAGCGATTCACGCGTTGATGCGTCCATACGTTATGCAGTCGCTGCTGTTGGCCCGTACGGAAGCCGAAATCATCGAACTGACCCGTCACGGGTTCGTCGCGGTGCGAATGGACGGCGATGACGAAGTGCAACTGGTCGGATTCTCGGCCGTCGAAATCTACAGCCCCAAGTTGGCCGAACTGCAATGCTTGGCCGTCCATCATCAGTGCCAAGGCACCGGAGTGGGCCGCGCGCTGGTTCGCCACTGCGTCAACCGGGCCAAGGACTTGAACGTGATGGAAGTGATGGCGATCAGTTCGTCGGAAAAGTTCTTGCAAGGCTGCGGCTTCGACTTTTCGCTTCCCGATCAAAAGAAGGCGTTGTTCTGTCAACTGAGGCCGCGCCCGAAGGGTTAG